In a single window of the Litorilituus sediminis genome:
- a CDS encoding TonB-dependent receptor family protein has translation MFTYHNRGLVKQSKSLCKSKRKYLSLCLTLAMCSSPVVADTGKADIVIDEHIEVSSRPVERAFPTLDEARAELKKVAGGTNLVEIEKLPARQATLQDALGFEPGIIMQSFFGGNDQPRLNIRGSGVQSNPVNRGVQLLQDGLALNQADGSFVIGFLEPKSAEMVAVYRGANALRYGGTTLGGAINMISKNGTSTSPSVRLEYGSDARLGASGQLAGQSDNWDYFISASKDSYDGYRNHSESDRSSVNGNIGVNLTQHIANRTYFQWTDNVFDIPFVVPKARALSNPEQVLGDGNTPLDKLLNVYNRDPHRDSQMARVANKTRFSNDNLMQELGVFYQQVDDTFTDPLSHSVTDTDDYGMEYSLNLTGDYLSEHDELFVSFSASQSDMTRRYYANNPMNGSKMQEYGRLAFDANNLMLALQWQAQLHDDVQLAVAAQWVQANRDITDEMSLLHNQKNSYDSINPKIGINYQVSDEVRVFANVSSTSEAPTYWELVSSTVSPKNPAAAKISLNDLQAQESTTIEFGSSGQVAQTQWNVALYRSEVDDELISIVNDFAVNGKTDNYHAGTIHQGVELEVIQGFAQDMLAKGDNFDAKLVYNYSDFYFDGGEYDGNQIAGIPTHLAQFELRYQMANGFYIAPNIKWQIDDTAIDHANSQYQDSYTLVGLQMAYQVNEQIKLYLDGQNLTDEVYQTSYVIRGYSNQAQPSFLPGFGPSVTLGVNMSF, from the coding sequence ATGTTTACATATCATAACCGTGGTTTAGTAAAACAAAGTAAATCACTGTGTAAGAGCAAAAGAAAATATTTGTCACTGTGTTTAACTTTAGCTATGTGCTCTTCACCCGTAGTGGCTGATACGGGTAAAGCCGATATTGTTATTGATGAACATATTGAGGTATCGAGCAGGCCGGTAGAACGAGCATTTCCAACCTTAGATGAAGCCAGAGCTGAATTAAAAAAAGTGGCTGGCGGCACTAATTTAGTTGAGATTGAAAAACTGCCTGCCCGCCAAGCAACCTTGCAAGATGCACTTGGTTTTGAGCCGGGTATTATTATGCAAAGCTTTTTTGGTGGTAATGATCAACCTAGATTGAATATTCGTGGCTCTGGCGTACAAAGTAATCCGGTCAATCGCGGTGTACAACTATTACAAGATGGTTTGGCGTTAAACCAAGCAGACGGTAGTTTCGTTATTGGCTTTTTAGAGCCAAAATCTGCTGAGATGGTGGCTGTATATCGTGGTGCTAATGCGCTTAGGTATGGCGGCACGACCTTAGGCGGCGCGATTAATATGATCAGTAAAAATGGTACCAGTACCAGCCCTAGTGTGCGCTTAGAGTACGGTAGTGATGCTCGACTTGGCGCGAGTGGTCAGCTTGCCGGTCAAAGTGATAATTGGGATTATTTTATTAGCGCTTCTAAAGACAGCTATGATGGTTATCGTAATCACAGTGAGTCAGATCGCAGCAGTGTTAACGGAAATATAGGTGTCAACCTAACTCAGCATATTGCCAATCGAACTTATTTTCAGTGGACAGATAACGTTTTTGACATTCCCTTTGTAGTACCGAAAGCAAGAGCATTATCTAACCCTGAGCAAGTATTAGGTGATGGTAATACGCCGCTAGATAAACTGCTTAATGTCTATAACCGTGACCCGCATCGCGACTCGCAAATGGCTCGAGTTGCCAATAAAACACGTTTTAGCAATGATAATTTAATGCAAGAGCTTGGTGTGTTTTATCAACAAGTAGATGATACCTTTACTGATCCACTATCGCACAGTGTTACCGATACTGATGATTATGGTATGGAATATTCATTGAACTTAACCGGTGATTACCTTAGCGAACATGATGAGCTTTTTGTGTCATTTTCAGCAAGCCAAAGTGATATGACCCGCCGGTATTATGCCAATAACCCGATGAACGGTAGCAAGATGCAGGAGTATGGTCGTTTAGCGTTCGATGCTAATAATTTAATGTTAGCGCTGCAGTGGCAAGCACAGCTTCATGACGATGTGCAGTTAGCAGTTGCAGCACAATGGGTGCAGGCGAACCGAGATATAACAGATGAAATGTCATTGCTGCATAATCAAAAAAACAGCTACGATAGCATCAATCCTAAAATTGGTATTAACTATCAAGTAAGTGACGAGGTACGTGTATTTGCCAATGTTAGTAGTACCAGTGAAGCGCCAACCTATTGGGAGTTGGTTTCTTCAACGGTAAGCCCTAAAAATCCTGCGGCCGCTAAAATAAGTTTAAATGATTTACAAGCGCAAGAATCAACAACAATTGAGTTTGGCTCGTCAGGGCAGGTTGCTCAAACCCAGTGGAATGTCGCGTTATATCGCAGTGAAGTGGATGACGAACTTATCTCTATTGTTAATGACTTTGCTGTTAATGGTAAAACTGATAACTACCATGCGGGTACTATACATCAAGGTGTTGAGTTAGAAGTGATTCAAGGCTTTGCTCAAGATATGCTAGCCAAAGGCGATAACTTTGATGCTAAGTTAGTGTATAACTACAGTGATTTTTACTTTGATGGTGGCGAGTATGATGGTAACCAAATTGCCGGTATTCCAACTCATTTAGCTCAGTTTGAGCTGCGCTATCAAATGGCGAATGGTTTCTATATTGCCCCGAATATTAAGTGGCAGATAGACGATACAGCAATTGATCATGCCAACAGTCAATATCAAGATTCATATACGCTAGTTGGCCTGCAAATGGCCTATCAAGTGAATGAGCAAATCAAGCTATACCTAGATGGGCAAAATTTAACGGATGAGGTTTATCAAACTTCGTATGTTATTCGTGGTTACTCTAACCAAGCTCAGCCTAGCTTTTTACCTGGCTTTGGCCCAAGTGTTACCTTAGGGGTAAATATGAGCTTTTAA